A genomic segment from Drosophila willistoni isolate 14030-0811.24 chromosome 2L unlocalized genomic scaffold, UCI_dwil_1.1 Seg168, whole genome shotgun sequence encodes:
- the LOC6643426 gene encoding malate dehydrogenase — protein sequence MLAFRFTMRFSQPALQQKQQHDINRQRRRNLQVSVVGASGGIGQALSLLLKMNPLIETLVLHDVANTKGVAADLSHICTSPTVKSYTGEKELKKALKGSDIVVVPAGRPRRPGMDRKDLLESNANVAIAVAMAVSSVCPSAFLAIITNPVNTIVPIVRDILKSQDSYDPKRLFGITTLDVVRAKTFLGQSLCIDPQRINIPVIGGHSGITILPLFSQSNPPFKGDESEKKELIERVQEGGSEVVKAKAGSGSATLSMAFAGAQFVGSLIKGIKNEEDKPIVECAFVESNVTPLEFFASPVILGPSGIKDIPCLPELDQLESQMLQGLLPVLLKDIEQGVKYANNFITSGC from the coding sequence ATGTTGGCATTTAGATTTACCATGAGATTCTCGCAACCCGCTctgcagcagaagcagcagcatgACATAAATCGGCAGAGACGACGGAATCTTCAGGTATCTGTGGTGGGGGCATCTGGTGGGATTGGACAAGCCCTCTCATTGTTGTTGAAAATGAATCCGCTCATTGAGACATTGGTACTGCATGATGTGGCCAACACGAAGGGAGTGGCGGCTGATCTTTCCCACATCTGCACGAGTCCAACTGTAAAGTCCTATACGGGCGAAAAGGAATTGAAGAAGGCCCTAAAAGGATCCGATATTGTTGTGGTTCCTGCTGGTCGACCTAGACGTCCTGGCATGGATAGGAAAGATCTGCTTGAGTCAAATGCCAATGTTGCAATCGCAGTCGCCATGGCTGTGAGTTCAGTTTGTCCATCGGCTTTTCTAGCCATTATAACGAATCCAGTCAACACGATTGTGCCCATTGTTAGAGATATTTTGAAGTCACAAGACTCATATGATCCGAAGCGATTGTTTGGTATAACCACACTGGATGTTGTACGTGCGAAAACGTTTCTGGGCCAGAGCCTGTGCATTGATCCCCAACGTATAAATATACCAGTGATAGGAGGACATTCTGGCATCACAATCCTTCCATTATTTTCGCAATCCAATCCGCCTTTTAAGGGCGATGAATCGGAAAAAAAGGAACTCATTGAACGTGTTCAAGAAGGCGGCAGTGAGGTGGTTAAAGCCAAAGCTGGCAGTGGTTCTGCCACTCTATCAATGGCCTTTGCCGGAGCCCAATTTGTGGGCTCTCTTATTAAAGGCATCAAGAATGAGGAAGATAAACCTATAGTTGAATGCGCCTTTGTCGAATCGAATGTGACGCCTCTTGAATTCTTTGCAAGCCCAGTCATATTGGGCCCCTCGGGCATAAAGGATATCCCTTGCTTACCTGAACTTGACCAACTCGAAAGCCAAATGCTGCAGGGCCTGTTGCCAGTTTTGTTAAAGGACATTGAACAGGGTGTGAAATATGCCAACAATTTTATTACATCTGGATGCTAG
- the LOC6643427 gene encoding malate dehydrogenase, mitochondrial, with amino-acid sequence MFAARKILSDIPSFTWRYLLARTLKVAIVGAGGGIGQPLSLLLRQSPGITKLALHDLHGTKGLAVDHSHICTQVRVSGYEGEKELEMAVSNSDVVVVAAGMPRLPGMERDHLMAANGKVAIKVANAISVACPHAFVAFITNPINMIVPAAAQILKAAGTFNPKRLFGITTLDLVRSKKFIGDHMQINPEAVNIPVIGGHAGITILPLFSQCQPQFNGNASDIEKLTKRIQEAGTEVVNAKAGQGSATISMAFAGAKFVDSLLRALNGEERLVECAFVASTLTDAPFFASPLELGKQGIKRHLDLPNLSESEKQALEKLLPVLKKNAIEGQMFAHNFTAERIKKLSN; translated from the coding sequence atgtttgctGCTAGGAAAATATTGAGCGACATTCCAAGTTTCACATGGCGCTACTTGCTGGCACGGACGTTGAAGGTGGCTATTGTGGGAGCCGGAGGAGGCATTGGTCAACCGTTGTCGCTGCTTTTGCGCCAAAGCCCTGGCATCACAAAGCTGGCCCTGCACGATCTGCATGGAACTAAGGGCCTGGCCGTAGATCATTCGCACATTTGTACACAAGTCCGAGTTAGTGGCTATGAGGGTGAAAAGGAACTGGAAATGGCCGTCTCCAATTCGGATGTGGTGGTGGTAGCGGCTGGCATGCCACGTCTGCCTGGTATGGAGCGTGATCACCTGATGGCCGCCAATGGCAAAGTGGCTATAAAAGTGGCCAACGCCATAAGCGTTGCTTGTCCCCATGCTTTTGTGGCTTTCATAACGAATCCCATCAACATGATTGTTCCAGCGGCAGCGCAGATCCTAAAGGCTGCTGGAACCTTCAATCCCAAACGTTTGTTTGGCATCACAACATTGGATCTGGTCCGCTCCAAGAAGTTTATAGGCGATCATATGCAAATTAATCCAGAAGCGGTTAATATTCCAGTTATTGGTGGACATGCTGGTATAACCATTCTTCCGCTGTTCTCCCAGTGTCAACCACAATTCAATGGAAACGCCTCCGACATAGAGAAGCTAACGAAGCGCATTCAAGAAGCTGGCACCGAAGTGGTCAATGCCAAGGCAGGCCAAGGATCAGCCACTATTTCAATGGCTTTTGCTGGAGCAAAATTTGTTGACTCTCTGCTGCGTGCCCTGAACGGTGAGGAAAGGTTGGTGGAGTGCGCCTTTGTGGCTTCCACCCTAACAGATGCCCCCTTCTTTGCCAGTCCTCTAGAATTGGGTAAGCAAGGCATTAAGCGTCATCTTGACTTACCCAACTTAAGTGAAAGCGAGAAGCAGGCTCTAGAGAAGTTGTTGCCAGTGCTCAAGAAAAATGCCATAGAAGGACAAATGTTTGCCCATAACTTTACAGCAGAAcgtattaaaaaattgtcaaattaa
- the LOC6643428 gene encoding malate dehydrogenase, mitochondrial: protein MFSLVFGIKATARYFLCTKGLPFIAGRSDAGGRRGFKVSLVGSGGRVGQMLSLLLKKNPLIDQLHLHDMSASPTALEKVLSDICTKTEAKCFVGPEQLVESLTDANIVIFAVALPERPDTVDPIAGITSAVSLACPKALLAFVTQPINFVVPMAAEFLKAQNTYDPRRLFGVTTWHSLRIETFVSDVFNIDPARVSVPVIGGFSVDTSVPLLTQCCSDLREEKVDENSIIEKMENSEYHGLAAKTLGNLSKANAGALFIDSLLRGLNGEPDVIQCSFVGYEAPLCPFFATQVILGREGIQTNLGLPPLGSREEEALNRIVPVLLQNINDGVFMAKNTIDGDAKEANQEEEKTELN, encoded by the coding sequence ATGTTCTCCTTAGTTTTTGGCATTAAAGCTACTGCACGCTACTTTCTATGCACCAAGGGATTGCCTTTTATAGCCGGTCGATCTGATGCCGGGGGGCGGCGTGGTTTCAAGGTATCTCTGGTGGGATCAGGAGGCCGTGTTGGGCAAATGTTATCATTGCTGCTGAAAAAAAATCCTCTAATCGATCAATTGCATTTGCATGATATGAGCGCTTCACCGACTGCTCTGGAAAAGGTTCTCTCTGACATATGCACAAAGACGGAAGCCAAGTGTTTCGTTGGGCCTGAGCAACTTGTTGAATCTCTTACCGATGCCAATATTGTAATTTTCGCTGTCGCCTTGCCAGAAAGGCCCGACACTGTTGATCCGATTGCCGGTATAACCTCTGCCGTCAGTTTAGCCTGCCCGAAGGCTTTGCTGGCCTTTGTTACCCAGCCCATTAATTTTGTAGTACCAATGGCTGCTGAGTTTCTAAAGGCACAAAATACTTATGATCCGAGACGTCTCTTCGGGGTCACCACTTGGCATTCGCTGCGAATTGAAACTTTTGTATCTGATGTTTTTAATATCGACCCCGCACGGGTGTCTGTCCCAGTTATAGGTGGATTTAGCGTCGATACGTCTGTGCCACTCTTAACGCAATGTTGCTCCGATTTACGTGAAGAAAAAGTAGATGAGAACAGCATAATTGAGAAGATGGAGAATAGTGAGTACCATGGGCTTGCAGCCAAAACCTTAGGTAACCTCTCGAAGGCCAATGCCGGAGCTTTATTCATTGATTCTCTGCTGCGTGGCTTAAATGGCGAACCAGATGTCATTCAATGCTCATTTGTGGGCTACGAGGCACCTCTATGTCCATTTTTTGCCACTCAGGTGATTCTGGGACGCGAGGGTATTCAAACCAATCTGGGTCTACCGCCGCTGGGGAGTCGTGAGGAAGAGGCTCTGAATAGAATTGTGCCCGTGCTCCTACAGAACATTAATGATGGTGTGTTTATGGCCAAAAATACAATTGATGGTGATGCCAAAGAAGCGAATCAAGAGGAAGAAAAGactgaattgaattaa